One part of the Dyadobacter sp. 676 genome encodes these proteins:
- a CDS encoding Crp/Fnr family transcriptional regulator has product MVFHFREQFPQLNVYWEKYLPYMQRREVPAKTTLLKEGQVSQSYIFVEKGCVRAYFDKDGSEKTVQFFFENSGFSSFDSFVNEVPSLFTIETIEPSVIYLLSRVYVLQLIGELSHEPSFVHIILGISAARHKRYSDELVSFIRDTPEERYQRLLAERPHIVRRVAQHYIASYLGVSAVHLSRIKSKLAKGKAHF; this is encoded by the coding sequence ATGGTTTTCCATTTCAGGGAACAATTCCCGCAGCTCAATGTCTATTGGGAGAAATATCTTCCATATATGCAACGGCGTGAAGTGCCGGCAAAAACCACCCTGCTGAAAGAGGGGCAGGTGTCGCAGAGTTATATTTTCGTCGAGAAAGGTTGTGTCCGGGCGTATTTCGATAAGGATGGCAGTGAAAAAACAGTCCAGTTCTTTTTTGAAAATTCCGGCTTCTCATCTTTTGACAGCTTTGTCAACGAAGTGCCAAGTTTGTTTACCATTGAAACCATAGAGCCATCCGTTATTTATCTGCTTTCCAGGGTATATGTGCTTCAATTGATCGGGGAGCTGAGCCATGAGCCCAGCTTTGTCCACATCATCCTGGGCATATCGGCTGCCCGGCATAAACGTTATAGTGACGAACTTGTTTCCTTCATCCGCGACACGCCCGAGGAACGATACCAGCGCCTGCTGGCCGAACGTCCGCACATCGTCAGGCGGGTTGCACAGCATTACATTGCCTCTTATCTCGGGGTCAGCGCGGTGCATTTGAGCCGGATCAAAAGCAAACTGGCAAAGGGCAAGGCACATTTTTGA
- a CDS encoding zinc-binding alcohol dehydrogenase family protein — MKAAVMYPGGGLPQYTEVDEPRIQHDNEILATVKAVAVKHLDKGIASGKHYSSARLPETARIPGSDGVCLLSDGTRVYGMGVSGMMAEKATIHKDRIVGIPDGLDDATAAALPNAVVGAAMGLKFKAEIQAGDTVLINGATGVTGRVAIQLARYYGAKKVIGTGRNQQSLSELLALGADETIAITGDDARFKAQLEVLHETTPVNIVIDYLWGRTAELILSVLKGNGMFTNPVRYVSAGSMSGDLIQLSAAIMRSVDLQLTGSGMGSWPREHVQKAFTEILPEAFRLAAEGKLKLETTTAKLSDIADLWQLDIPGGNRLVVIP; from the coding sequence ATGAAAGCAGCAGTGATGTATCCCGGGGGTGGATTACCCCAATACACCGAGGTCGACGAACCGCGGATTCAACATGATAACGAAATACTGGCCACAGTAAAGGCCGTGGCTGTGAAGCACCTGGACAAAGGGATCGCTTCGGGCAAACATTATAGCAGTGCCCGCTTGCCCGAAACCGCCCGGATCCCCGGTAGCGACGGTGTTTGCCTCCTTTCGGATGGCACCCGTGTTTACGGGATGGGCGTCAGCGGAATGATGGCCGAAAAGGCTACCATCCATAAGGACCGCATTGTCGGTATACCGGATGGCCTGGACGATGCTACCGCAGCAGCGTTGCCCAATGCGGTCGTGGGAGCGGCTATGGGGCTGAAATTCAAAGCGGAAATCCAGGCCGGTGATACAGTGCTGATCAACGGGGCGACGGGTGTTACAGGACGGGTGGCCATTCAGTTGGCCAGATATTACGGTGCAAAAAAGGTAATCGGCACCGGAAGAAATCAACAATCGCTTTCCGAACTGCTCGCCCTGGGTGCCGACGAAACGATTGCGATCACAGGGGATGATGCCCGGTTCAAGGCGCAGCTGGAAGTATTGCACGAAACGACGCCGGTCAACATTGTGATCGATTACCTGTGGGGCCGTACGGCTGAACTGATCCTTTCCGTCCTGAAAGGCAACGGCATGTTCACCAACCCGGTGAGATACGTGTCGGCAGGCAGCATGTCGGGGGACCTCATACAGCTTTCGGCTGCTATCATGCGCAGCGTGGATTTGCAGCTGACAGGATCGGGGATGGGCTCATGGCCCAGGGAACATGTGCAGAAGGCTTTCACGGAAATCCTGCCGGAAGCGTTCCGGCTCGCGGCCGAAGGGAAATTAAAGTTGGAAACTACCACGGCAAAACTATCCGACATTGCAGACTTGTGGCAGCTTGACATACCAGGTGGTAATCGCCTGGTGGTCATACCATAA
- a CDS encoding RNA polymerase sigma-70 factor, which translates to MNNYQGYTDPALLALIAEDDDLAFAEVYRRYKGVLFLHARRILGNEEEAKDVLQELFTTLWIKRNSLRFTTSLSAYLYASVRNRIFDIIAHRKIEEKYIASLAAFIEKGEYVTDQQLLEQELKELIEKEITLLPPKMREVFELSRKENLSYKEIAEQLHVSDKTVKKQVNNALHILREKLDTAFTSIACLFFL; encoded by the coding sequence ATGAATAATTATCAGGGATATACCGACCCGGCTTTGCTGGCACTTATCGCGGAGGATGACGATCTGGCATTCGCGGAGGTGTATCGCCGCTACAAGGGCGTTCTTTTCCTGCACGCCCGGCGCATTCTCGGCAACGAGGAAGAGGCAAAGGACGTCCTGCAAGAACTTTTTACCACGCTCTGGATCAAACGAAATTCGCTCCGTTTCACGACCAGTCTGTCAGCTTACCTGTATGCCTCCGTCCGCAACAGGATATTCGACATTATCGCACACCGGAAAATCGAGGAAAAGTACATCGCTTCGCTGGCCGCCTTCATAGAGAAAGGCGAATACGTTACCGACCAGCAGCTGCTGGAACAGGAACTGAAAGAGTTGATCGAAAAGGAGATCACATTGCTGCCGCCCAAAATGCGTGAAGTTTTCGAACTGAGCCGCAAGGAGAACCTGTCCTACAAAGAGATCGCAGAACAGCTTCATGTTTCTGACAAGACCGTTAAAAAGCAGGTCAATAACGCGCTCCACATTCTTCGCGAAAAGCTCGATACTGCCTTCACTTCCATCGCCTGTTTGTTCTTCCTGTAA
- a CDS encoding FecR domain-containing protein → MEFSKARELIQKYRDGTLTPAEKAVLESWYLDLGKADTEPIDAEYLESHLDEVWNALPIGKKPEAKPGRVMPVFRRLAVAASVIFLVGIGAYFFYTGPGTAPVTDAIAPADVAPGVSKAVLTLADGAEIVLDSVLNGQLAKEGNTSIVKTNPGEIVYKPSAENAGEDHTLTYNTIATPKAGQFQVRLPDGTKVWLNAQSSIRFPTVFSGRERVVEIMGEVYFEVTQKKAGSRKVPFKVLAGKQLVEVLGTRFNINSYQDEGKIKTTLLEGSIKVRESDHAGGGVLLRPGQQSELVATGKANKGSKSEFDVRTVDAGAAVAWKDGFFRFDNVGLPELMRQLSRWYDMDVVYHAPIGDHEFVGQIERSAPLSKVLKILEMGDVHFRVEGKTIIVTE, encoded by the coding sequence ATGGAGTTCTCGAAAGCCAGGGAGTTAATTCAAAAATACAGGGACGGCACATTGACGCCGGCCGAGAAAGCAGTTCTGGAAAGCTGGTACCTGGATCTGGGTAAAGCAGATACCGAGCCTATCGACGCCGAATACCTGGAATCGCATCTCGACGAGGTCTGGAACGCATTGCCGATCGGTAAGAAGCCGGAAGCGAAGCCGGGAAGAGTAATGCCGGTTTTCCGGCGACTCGCAGTTGCGGCGTCGGTCATCTTCCTGGTGGGTATTGGCGCATACTTCTTCTATACCGGCCCCGGCACTGCCCCGGTTACGGATGCCATTGCTCCTGCCGACGTCGCTCCCGGCGTGAGCAAAGCCGTTCTAACCCTGGCCGACGGCGCCGAAATTGTACTGGACAGCGTCCTGAACGGCCAGCTGGCAAAAGAAGGGAACACGAGCATTGTAAAGACGAACCCCGGCGAAATCGTTTACAAGCCGTCCGCCGAAAATGCAGGCGAGGACCATACATTGACCTACAACACCATCGCAACACCCAAAGCCGGGCAGTTTCAGGTGAGGCTTCCCGACGGTACCAAAGTGTGGCTTAATGCGCAGTCGTCTATCCGGTTCCCGACCGTCTTCTCCGGGCGCGAGCGCGTGGTCGAAATCATGGGCGAGGTGTATTTTGAGGTCACCCAAAAGAAAGCAGGTTCGCGCAAAGTTCCGTTCAAAGTGCTCGCAGGCAAGCAGTTGGTTGAAGTGTTGGGCACGCGATTCAATATCAACAGTTATCAGGACGAAGGCAAAATCAAAACGACATTGCTCGAAGGGAGCATCAAGGTACGCGAGTCGGACCATGCCGGTGGCGGCGTGTTGCTCCGTCCCGGGCAGCAGTCAGAACTGGTGGCGACCGGAAAGGCAAATAAGGGTAGCAAAAGCGAATTTGACGTGAGGACGGTCGACGCAGGTGCCGCGGTGGCCTGGAAGGACGGTTTCTTCCGTTTCGACAATGTGGGCCTACCCGAACTGATGCGGCAACTTTCGCGCTGGTACGACATGGACGTCGTTTACCACGCGCCCATCGGGGATCATGAGTTTGTGGGGCAGATCGAAAGGAGCGCTCCGCTGTCGAAAGTTTTGAAAATACTTGAAATGGGCGATGTGCATTTCCGCGTGGAAGGCAAGACGATCATCGTGACCGAATAG